GCTTTGGCCGACAATATTGCTGCCGCCTTTCCCGGTTTGTCTGGTGGGATCACCGTCTACAGCCACCAGATGGAGCAAAGTTTGCAGGATGAATGCCTGTGCTATCATCAGGAATTGCCGTGGCGGGTGATTGTCACCGACGCTGACCAGCTGCCTTCATCCCTATTGGGGCCACATCCGGATCTGCTGGTTTACCACCTTCCCCCTAGTCCCTATTACCTCTGGCACCTGGCTCAGCAATGCCAGTCTAGGCAAGGTGCTGTTCATCTGCTATTTGATGAGATGGATTCGACTCAGGCTCGACAGCTATTGGCGTGGTCTTGGCCCGATGCTGATCAGTTGCGCCGCATCTATGTAGAGTTATACCGCCTTTGTACCGTCGGCGTTGCAGAACCCCTTGAGGAGCTTTTTCTGGACATCGGACCTCGGCTCAGGCTTACTCGTCAGGGTTTGCTTAGGGCCCTGGAGGTTTTTGTCGAACTGGGACTGTGCCAGTTCTCTGAAACTGGCTTGGTGCTAGGGGAAGCGCCCAAGAACAGACTAGACTTGGAACTTTCGGTACGGTATAATAATGTCGTTCAGAGTAGGGAAAGAATGGAGAAGTGGATTGAGTCAGCCTCGCAGCGCCCAATGTCGCTTTTGCGGCAAATGCTGGCGAAACTAGCGGAAGCGGTCTAGGAGACTGCTGGGGTTTGAGAATTTATCGGCAAAGGAAGTTTACTTATGGACCTTAAGAGCAAAATCAGGGTGATTGAAGGATTTCCTCACAAAGGCGTTAGTTTCAAGGACATTACCACTTTGCTGGCGGATCCTGAGGCGTTTCGCTATACCATTCAGCAAATGGCGGAGTACTGTCGTACCAAAGATATTGACCAAATCGTTGGCGTTGAGTCTCGTGGGTTCCTCTTTGGGGCTCCCTTGGCCTATGAACTGGGATTGGGATTTACCTTGATTCGTAAGCCTGGCAAGCTTCCGGGAGAGGTTTTCAGGGGCGAGTATGATTTGGAGTTCGGGACCGATGCCCTGGAAATCCACCGGGATGCGATTAAACCTGGCCAGAAGATTATTATTGTCGATGACTTATTGGCAACCGGTGGCACCATCAGCGCTGCCGCGAGCCTAGTCGAAGAGTTGGGCTGTGAGATCGCTGGCTTCCTATTCTTGATTGAGCTAGAATATCTCAAGGGTCGAGAGAAGTTAGCGGATTATGATGTGTGTGCATTGGTCAAATATGATCAGTAAAATGCCCCATTTCAAGGGTTTTGGGCAAATGCACTAATCGCGAATCATCTATAGTTGTGGGAACCCGTCGCCTGTGACGGGTTTCGTTGTACGAGATAGCATTTACCAAGAATTCCACGGGAAAGGTGGTGATCTGCGATATGAGTCTACAACAGTTAATTAATAAGGTGATGGCCTATAACCCCGGTGCCGATATTGAGTTAATCGAGCGGGCCTATCATACGGCAAGTAGGGCCCATGCTGGGCAGCGTCGAGACTCGGGGGAGCCCTTTTTTCAACACCCCCGAGAAGTGGCGATGATCTTGGCGGATCTGGAGATGGACACCGTCACCATTTGTGCCGGTTTGTTACACGATGTAGTGGAGGACACCGACGTCACCCTCCAGACCATTGTTGAGGAGTTCGGTGATGAGATTGCCCTGTTGGTTGAGGGAGTAACCAAACTGACCAATATGTCCTTCGAGACCCGGGAAGAAAGCCAAGCCCAGAACCTGAGAAAAATGTTTCTGGCTATGGCGGAGGATCTACGAGTGGTGATGATCAAGTTAGCCGACCGGTTGCACAATATGCGCACCTTGCGGTATCTATCGCCGGAGCGACAACGACGGATTGCCGAGGAGACTCTGGAAATCTACAGCCCCTTGGCCCACCGGCTGGGTATTTGGGCCCTCAAGTGGGAAATGGAGGATTTGGCGCTGCGGCATCTGGAGCCGGAGGCCTACTATCAGCTGCGCCAGCTGGTAGCCAAGGAAAGGCAAGAGCGGGAAACCGATATCGAACAAGTGAAGGAACAACTCCAGAAGCGCCTTCGGGAAATGGGGATCGCCGCTGAGATTACCGGCAGACCGAAGCACTTTTACAGCATCTACCAAAAGATGCAGTCTCAGGGTAAGCAGTTTGAGGAGATCTATGACCTGTTGGCGGTTCGGGTGATTGTAGATTCAATCAAGGATTGCTACGGAGTTCTGGGGATTGTTCACACCATGTGGAAACCGGTGCCCGGTCGCTTTAAGGACTATATAGCCATGCCAAAGTCCAACATGTATCAATCCCTGCACACTACGGTAATCGGTCCCAAAGGCGACCCCTTTGAGGTGCAGATTCGTACCTGGGAAATGCATCGCACCGCGGAAATGGGAATTGCCGCTCACTGGTTGTACAAGGAAGGGTATCCGAAGCGGACTCAGGAATTCGAGGAAAAGGTCGCGTGGTTGCGTCAGGTGATGGAGTGGCTTCGGGAGATGAAGGAGCCCGAAGAATTCATGGCGGCTTTGAAGATCGATCTCTTCGAGGATGAGGTATTTGTCTTTACCCCGAAGGGAGACGTTAAGAATCTGGCCGCTGGATCTACGCCCGTGGATTTTGCCTTTAGCGTTCATACCGACATTGGTTTGCGGTGCACAGGAGCCAAGGTAAACGGTAGAATCGTTCCCTTGGACTATGAGCTGAAGAACGGAGATATTGTGGAGATCTTAACGGCTAAGACTCCCTCGGTCAGTCCCGACTGGCTCAAGTTTGTGCAGACGTCTAAGGCTCGCAGTAAGCTCCGCAGTTACTTCCGAGGCCAGCAACAGGAGGAGAATGTGGCCAAGGGCCGAACGATGCTGGAACGGGAAGTACGCAAAGCTGGGGTGGAGATGGCCGCGGTCTTCAAGGAACAGGTGCTGCAGGATGTTGCTCACCGGTACGGATACGCCGAAGCCGATGACTTGTTGGCTGCCGTGGGCTTTGGGAAGATTCTTCCTAGACAAGTGCTCCACAAAATCATTGGGGTGGATGATCCCAGCGATCGCAAGGAGGTGGCCCCGGCTCCACCGAAGCGAACCCGGTATGGTCCCGGCGTTCGGGTAAGGGGGATGGACAATCTCCTGGTGCGGATGTCTAAGTGTTGTCGCCCCGTTCCCGGTGACCAGATTATCGGATACATCACCCGAGGTCGAGGAGTCTCAGTGCATCGCATCGATTGTCCCAACGTCAAGAGCCTACCGGCGGAGCGGGCCATCGAGGTTGAGTGGAATGCCGATGAGACCCAGAACTACCCGGTGGGTATCGAGATCGAAGCCATAGATCGCAGAAACATCCTAGCGAACATTGTCAATACCGTGAATGAGAACAAGGCCAGTGTTGGTGCGGTTAACGCCAGGACCTCTCGGGATCGGTTGGCCAATATCAGCTTGACGGTGAATATCTCTGACCTAGATCGCCTGCATGACCTCATTCGGAAACTGCGTCAGGTCGATGGGGTATTGGGGGTCCAGCGAGCCAGGCTGAACTAAGGCAGAAGGGGGAGTTAGATGCGGGCGGTAGTCCAGCGGGTGGCAGAGGCTCAGGTTGTGGTTGAAGAAAGGGAGATATCCCGGATTCAGCGGGGATTGCTAGTCCTGTTGGGAGTTTCGGCAACGGACACCGATGAGGATGCATCTTACATTGTGGACAAGCTGATTAACCTGCGGGTTTTCCCCGATTCCCAGGGGAAGCTAAACTTGTCCGTTAAGGATATCGGAGGCGAGATCCTCTTAGTCTCGCAGTTTACTTTATATGGTGATTGTCGTCGGGGGCGACGGCCCAGCTTCACTGCCGCCGCGAAGGCGGAGCTGGCGGAAGCTTTGTATGAAAGGGTAGCCGCGGACCTACGTGCCAGCGGGCTGAAGGTAGGTACCGGTGTCTTTGGGGCCGATATGAAAGTGGGGCTGGTTAACGACGGACCGGTAACCTTGCTCCTGGACAGCAGCAAGGAATTCTAAGGGCATGGCATCGGGTTAGTTCTGTGGGGAAAGTGGGTGTCAGGTTTGGAGATTCTGCGACATCAGGCAGCGTTGCTTGATGCCAATAGTTATTTGGTAGTGGATAGAGAAGAGCAGGTGGCGATGGTGATTGACCCGGCCGCGGATCTTACCGAGCGATTGGAAGGGCTCTTGGAAGAGGGTATCACCTTGGAGGCGATTTTGCTCACCCATGGCCACTTTGATCACATTGCCGGCGCAGGTCTGTGCAAAGAGTTGTGGCCTGGCGCAAAGGTAATGGTGCATCGAGCCGATAGCCCTATTATTACCGACCCCGTTGCCAACTTGTCTCAAGCCTTCATTGGTCAAGCTATCTCGGCGCCGCCGGCGGATCGAGTCTTGGAGGAGGGCGACAGGATAAGCTGTGGCTCGTTGGACTTTCAAATTTTAGCCACCCCAGGGCACAGTCCCGGCAGTATCTGCTGCCTCGGCCACGGTTACCTGTTTAGTGGGGATATCCTCTTTTGTGGAGGGTATGGCCGCACCGACCTTCCGGGAGGCTCCGGTGCGCAATTGTACAACTCTCTGCACCGCTTGGCGCAGCTGCCAGGAAATTTGCAGGTGCTGCCCGGACATGGTCCGGGATGTACCTTGGCTCAGGCACTGCAGGGGATTGGCGTTGGAGGCTGGGAAGATGCCTGATGCTCGTATGCTGGCTTATAAGCCCAAGATTTTCCTCGAAGTCAACCCTCCGCAGCTACAGCAGACGGGAATCCAAGGAATTCTCAGTGTCTTTCCCCGGGCCGAGATCCATACCGATGGCGGCGCTGGGACGGCTGAGGGCGATGCTGGAATATCCATTGAGGTCAAGACCGATGGAGCCGGACTGAACATTACAGGGCGAATTCTGCGTCAAGGTGACCTTATCGAATTGTCGGACTGTGATCGGGAGATCGGTCAGGGCAATTATGCTCCTTGGCAGTGGGAACAGCGCCGGCAGGAACGAGTTAAGGGGATGGTTCAGCAGCTCTTAACCGCGGGATTTGGTGTGGAGGAGCCCCCTTGGGGGATTCTGGTGGGAGTTCGTCCCACCAAGATGGTGCATCGCTATCTTGACCAAGGCTTGTCGGAGGCAAGGATTGAGGAACTGCTTCGGGACGTCTACCGGATGAGGTTCGATAAAATTGAGCTGTTGATGCAGGTGGTTCACAGCCAGCGCCGGTTTTTTACCCCGGAAAGTCGTCGTCGGGTGTCAATCTACGTGGGCATTCCCTTTTGTCCCACTCGCTGTCATTATTGCTCCTTTGCTGCCTATCCCTTGGGCACCCATGGGCATTTGGTTGAGGGATTCTTTGCTGCGCTTTTGCAGGAGGTGGAATCTCTTGGCCATTGGTTGACGTCTTTGGGGATTCAGGCCGATACCTGGTATATCGGAGGAGGGACCCCGACGATTCTAACTGCCGATCAGTTGGAGCTTCTCCTTGAGCGGATGCGAAGCTGCTTACCCCACCCCCAATTCAGAGAATTCACCGTTGAGGCAGGAAGGGCTGATACCATCACCGCCGAGAAGCTGCAGGTGATGCGAAAATATGCAGTGAATCGACTCAGTATCAATCCGCAATCGATGCAGCAGCGAACCTTGGATGCCGTGGGGCGGCGTCACACCGTTGAGCAGGTGATTTCTGCCTTTGCCCTGGCTCGGGACGCTGGATTTGAGACGATCAACGCTGATTTGATCCTTGGGCTTCCTGGTGAAAAACCCGAGGATGTGACCGATACTCTGGCGAAAATCCGGGAGCTAAATCCGGAAAATCTCACCGTTCACACCTTGGCGGTAAAACGAGCCGCCACTTGGCGGCACCAAGCCGAAGAGCTGGCCTATCCCACCCCAGAGGAAATGGAAATAATGGCTGAACTAACCAAGGAGTACGCCTTGGCGCAAGGATTATTACCCTACTATCTATATCGGCAGCGCTACACCGTGGGTGATCTGGAGAATATCGGATACGCCAAACCCGGTACCGAGTCGGGATACAACGTCTTTATGATGGAGGAACGCCAAAGTATTATCGCGTTAGGGGGTGGCGGAATCACGAAATTCGTCTATCCCGATGAGACCGTTGTTCGGGTGATCAATCCCAAGTGTTCCGCAACCTATGCTCAGAATCTCGGAAAACTACTGGAGGAAAAGAAAGCAGCCTTAACCAAATGGTGCAAAGAGGGCCTCAATTGTTGACATGGCTGTCTACTTTATTCTACAATTAAACTAGTATTTTTCCCGGTATTATCGTATATCAAACGAGGGGTGCGGATAATATGGTCTTTCGAACAATGAGAAAGCGATTTAAGGGAATCGTCTGGGCAATTGCTATTACCTTCGTACTAGGTTTATTGTACGTTGGCGGCTCCGCATTGTGGCGGGGAAATCCACTGATGGATGCTGCGGTGGCATCGGTTAATGGTAAAGAGATTGGGTATATCCCGTGGTATAACACCTATTGGCAGCTGGTGCAAAGTCAACAGGCCGCTGGTATGCCGGTGACCGCGGATCAGGCGGAGTTCGTACAGTACTATGCACTTCAGCAGCTAATTGGCCATGAGCTCTTGCTGCAGGAAGCTAATGCCCGGAAGATTAAACCCTCGAAGGCCGAGATTGATGCGCAGCTGCAGGCGCTGAAAGAGGAGTACGGCGGCGCTTCGGCCTTTGCCGAGCAGCTGGCAGCCAGCAATTTGACCGAGGCTGATATCCGGGAAGCGATCACAGAGAGTTTGAAGATTGAAGAGCTGCGCAATCAGGTGACCGCTAACGTCACCGTTACCCTCGATGAGGTTAAGACTGAGTATGAGGAAGTGAAAGCATCCCATATTCTGATTCGGCCCGATGGTTCTGACGATGAAGCCTGGAATGCGGCCTTGGCCGAGGCCGAAGAGGTATTGGAGCGCCTGAGAACGGGCGAGGATTTTGCCGAGGTGGCCAAGGAAGTGTCCCAGGATGGCAGCGCCCAAGAGGGCGGTGATTTGGGGTGGTTCAAGCGGGGCGATATGGTACCGGAGTTTAGTGAAGCCGCCTTTGCTCTAGCCATCGGCGAAATCAGTGAACCCGTTAGATCCCAATACGGATACCATATTATTAAGGTTTTTGAGCGCAAGACCGCGGAAGGCGAAGAGTTTGCCGCGGCTGAGGCGGAACTCCGCGAGGAGATTAGAGAGAGAAAACAGAGCGACGAATTCAACGCATGGTATGCCGAAGTAGTGGAGAAGGCTGAGATCGAAGTGCGGGATCCCCGAATGAGGGGTTATGAGGCGCTGCGGCTGGGTAACTACGAAGAAGCTGCTGAGGCCTACCAGGAAGCTACAGCCTTTTATCCCGATGATCCCTATCTGTACAGCAGTTTAGCTTCTGTGTACGACAGATTGGGCCGTACAGAGGATGCCCTGGAGCAGCTGAAAATCGCTGTTGAAAAGACCGAGTCGGATCCTGAGCTATACCTGCAACTGGGCGACAAGTATCGAGTTCTGGAGCGGGAGGAAGAGGCGGTTACCGCTTACTCCAAGGCTTCCGAGCTGGCTCCAGAGGATTTCATGATCCATCTGCAGTTGCTCAACGCCTATACTGCCATGGGTAGGCAGGACCTTGTTGCCGTGGAAGAGGAAAAATTGGCTGAAATTCAAAGGATGTATGCTGAGATGAGCCAGGCAAGTGTCGAGGAAGATTCCACTGAAGCAGAAGATGAGTCCGCTGAGGTAGAGACTTCCCAGGAGTAAGCATTTGGTTCGTCTAACCCAGAGTTATCCAAGAGTGGTGGTGGACATCCACCACTCTTTTCGTAACAGAGGAACGGAGGCAAGAAGATGGCAGAGATTACTGCCCCAAGGGGTACTTACGACATCCTACCGGGAGAGTCCCGGCGATGGCAGTACGTAGAGGACATGGTTAGAGAAATCTTTCACAATTATGGATATGAAGAATTCCGTACTCCCGTTTTTGAGCATACGGAATTGTTTGTTCGAGGGATCGGGGATGCCACCGATGTGGTGCAAAAGGAGATGTACACCTTCACTGACCGGGGGGGACGGAGCCTGACTCTTCGCCCAGAAGGTACCGCTTCGGTGGTGCGTGCCTATCTAGAACACAAACTGCAGGGAGCTTCTCAGCCCGTCAAGGTGTATTATTCCTTCCCGATGTTTCGTTACGAGCGCCCGCAGGCTGGGCGGTATCGTCAGTTCGTTCAGTTTGGGGCCGAATGCATCGGCACCGCTGACCCCATTGCCGATGTAGAGATGATCGCAGCTCCAGTAGAGTTGTACCAGAGGCTGGGCCTGCGAAAATTCCGCGTGGAGATTAATAGCATTGGCTGTCCCCAGTGTCGTCCTCGGTACCGAGAGGTATTGGTGGAGTGGCTGAAGCAGCGGAGCGAGGTTTTGTGCCAGACCTGTCAGGAGCGAATGGAGCAAAATCCCCTGCGGGTGTTGGACTGCAAGGAAGCAAGCTGCCAGGAAGCCACGGCAGAGGCCCCCTTGGTTACTGACTACCTTTGTGATGAATGTGAGACGCACTTTGCCAAGGTGCAGGATTATCTCCGGTCGCTGGAAATCCCCTTTGTGATCAATAAGAGATTGGTTCGGGGATTAGATTACTATACGAAGACAGTTTTTGAGATTATTTCCGAAGGTGTTGGAGCCCAAAGCTCCATTGCCGGCGGTGGTCGCTATGATGGGTTGGTTGAGGATGTAGGCGGACAACCTACCCCTGCTGTGGGTTTTGCCGCAGGTATGGATCGTTTGTGGCTGGCCCTGGAATCGGAAAAGGTAGAGATACCGGTAAGTCTGGACTTTGATGTGTATGTGGCGTGTCTGGGTGACTCCGCTCGTGGTAAGGCCGTGGATCTGGCCTTTGCCCTGCGCAATGAGGGTTGCCGTGTGGACCTTGACTACCAAGGCAGGAGCCTAAAGGCTCAGCTAAAATCCGCCAATCGCAGCGGTGCCAAGGTTACCGTCATTCTAGGAGAGGACGAGCTGCAGCGGGGAGTTGCCTCGGTGCGCAATATGGAATCGGGAGAACAACAGGAGGTTCCATTGACGGAACTATTATCCTTTTGCAAGTCTGTGCTGTAAAAGGCCCGAAGATAAATAGGGAGGTGGATGGCAACTGGCGTTGCCATAGGACTATGGGAGAAGGAAGACAGGGTTCAACAACATGGCAGTTGCCCACTCATTATTGTGGGCAGTTGCGGAGCGAGCACGTGGGTCAGGTGGTTTCCCTTTGCGGTTGGGTGAATACCCGGCGAGATCACGGTGGTGTGATCTTCATCGACCTGCGGGATCGGACGGGTCTAGTACAAGTTGTCTTTAATCCACAGGAAATCGACGCTGAAACCTTTGCTATAGCCGAAAAACTTCGGGGAGAATTCGTAATTAATGCCGTTGGACGGGTGAGGGCCCGATGGGAGGGGAACGTCAACCCCAATTTAGCCACCGGCGAGATCGAGATAGTTGCCTCCGAGTTACATATCCTCAACCGCTCAGCAACGCCTCCCTTTGCCGTGGATGGTAAGAGCAACGTCGACGAGAGTCTGCGGTTGAAATACCGATACTTGGACCTGCGGCGCCCGGAAATGCAGGAGATTCTCATGATGCGGCATCGAGTGATGCAGATAGCGCGACGGTATCTTGACGAGCATGGATTCTTGGAGATCGAGACTCCCTTGCTGGGTAAGAATACTCCCGAGGGTGCCCGCAGCTTCCTGGTGCCCAGCAGGCTGCACTTGGGTAGTTTTTACGCGCTGCCGCAATCGCCGCAGCTCTTTAAGCAGTTGTTGATGGTCAGTGGCTTTGACCGCTATTTCCAAATTGCCCGCTGCCTCAGGGATGAAGACTTCCGGGCCGATCGGCAGCCGGAGTTTACCCAGATTGACGCGGAGATGTCCTTCGTCGATCGGGAGGTAGTGATGGAAGTTATGGAGGGAATGATCCGGCGGATCTTTGCGGAGACCATCGGTGTTACCCTTCCAGACCCGGTGCCTCGCATGAGCTATGATGAGGCCATGAATCGCTTTGGCTCCGATCGACCGGATACCCGCTTTGGACTGGAGCTAGTGGATGTTTCCGAAGTTGTGGCCAATTGCGGTTTCGGTATCTTTACCAATACCGTAGCCTCCGGTGGAACCGTTCGGGGAATCAATGCCGTCGGTTGCGGTGAGAAGTTTGCTCGCCGGGAAATCGACGAGCTGGTGGACTTGGCCGGGAAACACGGTGCCAAGGGTCTAGCCTGGATGATCGCCACGGAAGAGGGAGCCCGGGGTTCCATCGTCAAGTTTTTCGCCGAGGAGGAACTGAGAAGGCTGCTGGAGGCAATGGAAGCCAAGCCCGGGGACCTGTTGCTGTTTGTCGCGGACAGAGAGAAGGTAGCTTTGGATGTTCTGGGCCGGTTGCGTCTCTATCTAGGAGACAAGCTGGGCCTCATTGACGAGTCTCGCTTTGATTTCCTCTGGGTGATCGATTGGCCGCTGCTGGAATATGATGAGACGGAAAAGCGGTACGTTGCCGCCCACCATCCCTTCACAGCACCGATGGATGAGGACCTTCCTCTGCTGAAGACCGACCCCAGTAAAGTCCGGGCCAAGGCCTATGACTTGGTAATCAATGGGTACGAGGTTGGTGGCGGCAGCATCAGGATCCATACCCGTGAGGTACAGGAAGCGATGTTCGAAGTTCTTGGCTTTTCTCCGGAGCGGGCCGAGGCCAGCTTTGGCTTTTTGCTCGAGGCCTTTGAATACGGAGCACCCCCCCATGGTGGGATCGCCTTTGGAATGGATCGGTTGATCATGTTGCTCACCGGGCGGGACAACATTCGCGACGTCATTGCCTTCCCCAAAACTGCCAGCGGCGCTGACCTCTTGGCCGATGCTCCCGCGGAAATTTCCTCGGAACAGTTACGGGAGCTGGGGTTGCGACTGGCCCCGGAGGTCGAGACGGGACGGGAGTAGCAGATGCCGCCCTTGGATGCAAGGGGCATGTGGCGGCGAAATAGCCGCTAAACTCTGGAAAGACAGCGAATCCCTGAGATGTTTGGGGCTAATCGTTAAGAAT
The nucleotide sequence above comes from Bacillota bacterium. Encoded proteins:
- a CDS encoding bifunctional (p)ppGpp synthetase/guanosine-3',5'-bis(diphosphate) 3'-pyrophosphohydrolase, with amino-acid sequence MSLQQLINKVMAYNPGADIELIERAYHTASRAHAGQRRDSGEPFFQHPREVAMILADLEMDTVTICAGLLHDVVEDTDVTLQTIVEEFGDEIALLVEGVTKLTNMSFETREESQAQNLRKMFLAMAEDLRVVMIKLADRLHNMRTLRYLSPERQRRIAEETLEIYSPLAHRLGIWALKWEMEDLALRHLEPEAYYQLRQLVAKERQERETDIEQVKEQLQKRLREMGIAAEITGRPKHFYSIYQKMQSQGKQFEEIYDLLAVRVIVDSIKDCYGVLGIVHTMWKPVPGRFKDYIAMPKSNMYQSLHTTVIGPKGDPFEVQIRTWEMHRTAEMGIAAHWLYKEGYPKRTQEFEEKVAWLRQVMEWLREMKEPEEFMAALKIDLFEDEVFVFTPKGDVKNLAAGSTPVDFAFSVHTDIGLRCTGAKVNGRIVPLDYELKNGDIVEILTAKTPSVSPDWLKFVQTSKARSKLRSYFRGQQQEENVAKGRTMLEREVRKAGVEMAAVFKEQVLQDVAHRYGYAEADDLLAAVGFGKILPRQVLHKIIGVDDPSDRKEVAPAPPKRTRYGPGVRVRGMDNLLVRMSKCCRPVPGDQIIGYITRGRGVSVHRIDCPNVKSLPAERAIEVEWNADETQNYPVGIEIEAIDRRNILANIVNTVNENKASVGAVNARTSRDRLANISLTVNISDLDRLHDLIRKLRQVDGVLGVQRARLN
- a CDS encoding tetratricopeptide repeat protein, coding for MVFRTMRKRFKGIVWAIAITFVLGLLYVGGSALWRGNPLMDAAVASVNGKEIGYIPWYNTYWQLVQSQQAAGMPVTADQAEFVQYYALQQLIGHELLLQEANARKIKPSKAEIDAQLQALKEEYGGASAFAEQLAASNLTEADIREAITESLKIEELRNQVTANVTVTLDEVKTEYEEVKASHILIRPDGSDDEAWNAALAEAEEVLERLRTGEDFAEVAKEVSQDGSAQEGGDLGWFKRGDMVPEFSEAAFALAIGEISEPVRSQYGYHIIKVFERKTAEGEEFAAAEAELREEIRERKQSDEFNAWYAEVVEKAEIEVRDPRMRGYEALRLGNYEEAAEAYQEATAFYPDDPYLYSSLASVYDRLGRTEDALEQLKIAVEKTESDPELYLQLGDKYRVLEREEEAVTAYSKASELAPEDFMIHLQLLNAYTAMGRQDLVAVEEEKLAEIQRMYAEMSQASVEEDSTEAEDESAEVETSQE
- a CDS encoding adenine phosphoribosyltransferase; this translates as MDLKSKIRVIEGFPHKGVSFKDITTLLADPEAFRYTIQQMAEYCRTKDIDQIVGVESRGFLFGAPLAYELGLGFTLIRKPGKLPGEVFRGEYDLEFGTDALEIHRDAIKPGQKIIIVDDLLATGGTISAAASLVEELGCEIAGFLFLIELEYLKGREKLADYDVCALVKYDQ
- the aspS gene encoding aspartate--tRNA ligase yields the protein MGEGRQGSTTWQLPTHYCGQLRSEHVGQVVSLCGWVNTRRDHGGVIFIDLRDRTGLVQVVFNPQEIDAETFAIAEKLRGEFVINAVGRVRARWEGNVNPNLATGEIEIVASELHILNRSATPPFAVDGKSNVDESLRLKYRYLDLRRPEMQEILMMRHRVMQIARRYLDEHGFLEIETPLLGKNTPEGARSFLVPSRLHLGSFYALPQSPQLFKQLLMVSGFDRYFQIARCLRDEDFRADRQPEFTQIDAEMSFVDREVVMEVMEGMIRRIFAETIGVTLPDPVPRMSYDEAMNRFGSDRPDTRFGLELVDVSEVVANCGFGIFTNTVASGGTVRGINAVGCGEKFARREIDELVDLAGKHGAKGLAWMIATEEGARGSIVKFFAEEELRRLLEAMEAKPGDLLLFVADREKVALDVLGRLRLYLGDKLGLIDESRFDFLWVIDWPLLEYDETEKRYVAAHHPFTAPMDEDLPLLKTDPSKVRAKAYDLVINGYEVGGGSIRIHTREVQEAMFEVLGFSPERAEASFGFLLEAFEYGAPPHGGIAFGMDRLIMLLTGRDNIRDVIAFPKTASGADLLADAPAEISSEQLRELGLRLAPEVETGRE
- a CDS encoding histidine--tRNA ligase, coding for MAEITAPRGTYDILPGESRRWQYVEDMVREIFHNYGYEEFRTPVFEHTELFVRGIGDATDVVQKEMYTFTDRGGRSLTLRPEGTASVVRAYLEHKLQGASQPVKVYYSFPMFRYERPQAGRYRQFVQFGAECIGTADPIADVEMIAAPVELYQRLGLRKFRVEINSIGCPQCRPRYREVLVEWLKQRSEVLCQTCQERMEQNPLRVLDCKEASCQEATAEAPLVTDYLCDECETHFAKVQDYLRSLEIPFVINKRLVRGLDYYTKTVFEIISEGVGAQSSIAGGGRYDGLVEDVGGQPTPAVGFAAGMDRLWLALESEKVEIPVSLDFDVYVACLGDSARGKAVDLAFALRNEGCRVDLDYQGRSLKAQLKSANRSGAKVTVILGEDELQRGVASVRNMESGEQQEVPLTELLSFCKSVL
- a CDS encoding MBL fold metallo-hydrolase, which codes for MVIDPAADLTERLEGLLEEGITLEAILLTHGHFDHIAGAGLCKELWPGAKVMVHRADSPIITDPVANLSQAFIGQAISAPPADRVLEEGDRISCGSLDFQILATPGHSPGSICCLGHGYLFSGDILFCGGYGRTDLPGGSGAQLYNSLHRLAQLPGNLQVLPGHGPGCTLAQALQGIGVGGWEDA
- the hemZ gene encoding coproporphyrinogen dehydrogenase HemZ, yielding MPDARMLAYKPKIFLEVNPPQLQQTGIQGILSVFPRAEIHTDGGAGTAEGDAGISIEVKTDGAGLNITGRILRQGDLIELSDCDREIGQGNYAPWQWEQRRQERVKGMVQQLLTAGFGVEEPPWGILVGVRPTKMVHRYLDQGLSEARIEELLRDVYRMRFDKIELLMQVVHSQRRFFTPESRRRVSIYVGIPFCPTRCHYCSFAAYPLGTHGHLVEGFFAALLQEVESLGHWLTSLGIQADTWYIGGGTPTILTADQLELLLERMRSCLPHPQFREFTVEAGRADTITAEKLQVMRKYAVNRLSINPQSMQQRTLDAVGRRHTVEQVISAFALARDAGFETINADLILGLPGEKPEDVTDTLAKIRELNPENLTVHTLAVKRAATWRHQAEELAYPTPEEMEIMAELTKEYALAQGLLPYYLYRQRYTVGDLENIGYAKPGTESGYNVFMMEERQSIIALGGGGITKFVYPDETVVRVINPKCSATYAQNLGKLLEEKKAALTKWCKEGLNC
- a CDS encoding D-tyrosyl-tRNA(Tyr) deacylase, which gives rise to MRAVVQRVAEAQVVVEEREISRIQRGLLVLLGVSATDTDEDASYIVDKLINLRVFPDSQGKLNLSVKDIGGEILLVSQFTLYGDCRRGRRPSFTAAAKAELAEALYERVAADLRASGLKVGTGVFGADMKVGLVNDGPVTLLLDSSKEF